The sequence TGCCCATGGGGCCGCGGGCCTCGTCGATGGTGATGTTGACGCCGAAATGGGCGAAAGCGCGCTGGAACACGCCCATGGGCGCCTTCGAGCCGTGGTCCACCATGGTGCCGGCCCAGTCGAACACGACGGCCTTGAGATGGGTAAAGGTCATGTGGCGTCTCCAAAAAGCTCGGCCAGGGTTTCCTCGGCGATGGCGAAGGCGGTGGAGGCCCCGGTGCCGCTGGTGACAATCACCAGCCGCACCTCGGCTTCAGGGGCGACACGAACCATCAGCGTGTCGGGCAGGGAGGCGTATGTGCCCATCCAGCGCTCCGCCACCCACGCGCCGGGCAGCCGCAGCACCGCATGAAGCGCGTCAAGCATGAGGCCGTCGACGGTGTCGGAGGAGAAGGGCGAGGGGCTGAAGCCGTAATGATGGCTGTCGCCGACGATGAGCCCACCATCGGCTCCCTGCACGGCAATGAGATGGACCCCATTGGCGAGCGCCTGCGGCTGCTCCTGCTCCAGCCGGGCCCGCAGCGCCGCCGCCTCGGGCAGTTCGGCATAGCCGAGATAGCGGATCAGCGAGAGGTCGGACATGACCGCAGCCGGGAGGCGGAAGCCGGGATCGGCGGGCATGACCTTCAGCATCTGCAGCCAGCAGCGCCGGATGCCCAAAGCGGCGATCTCCGCCGGAAACAGGGTCACCAGCTCGTCATTGGTGCACACCACTACCCGCGCGCCCTGGATCTCGCCCTGGCTGGTGCGGACCCGGCCCCCTTCCACCGCCGACACATGACAGCGGCGGCGAAAGGTGACGCCCTTTGCCTCTTCCAGCCAGCGCGCGAGCTTCGGGATGGCGAAGCGGCTCTCCACCCGCCGCTCATGGGGGCTATAGAGAGCGCCTTCCAGCCGCGTGTCATTGAGCACCGCGCCAAAATGGCGGCGGGTCTGTTCGGCGGTGAAGAGTTCGCAATCCGCGCCCATCGGGGTGGCGCGGAAAGCCTCCAGAACCGCCACGGCCTCGGGCCGTTGCGCCACCACGATGAGACCCTCATGCTCCACCGCGATGCCGGCCTGCGGCGCGACCTCCAGCCAGATCTGCTGGGAGCGGCGCGCGCGGCGCCAGCAGTCGCCGGCTTGTTGGCCGGTGACGGTGACGAAGCCGAAGTTGCGCACCGAGGCGCCAATGGCCTCGCTCTCCCGGTCCACCACGCAGACCGACAGACCCCGGCGGGTGGCGATGAGCGCATGGGCAAGACCGACAATGCCGGCCCCCACCACCACGAGATCGTAATGGGCGGTCATCGGGCGCGCCATTCCTGGGTGCGGGCAAGGCCCCTTGAGAGCAGCGCATGCACGCCCCGGGCTGCGAGATTTGTGTAGAGGATGAGCATGCACATGGCGGCGGCCGACTGGATCTGACCGGCATCATCCATGTTCAGCGCCGCCACCGCCGCGAGAGTTGTCGAGGGTGCATAGAGAAACACCACGGCCGAGACGGTGGTCATGGCATTGACGAAATAATAGGCCGCCACGTCGAGGCCCGTGGGCATGCAGACCGGCATGGTGATGCGGGTGAACATGCGTGTCACCGGCTGCTTGAGGGAAGCGGCCACCGCCTCGAACTCCCGGTCCATGGCCTTCAGCGCGGTCAGCGCGGTGAGGTGCGAGACCGTGTAGAAATGGGTCACCGTGCAGATGACGAGGATCGTCATCGTGCCGTAGAGCGGGTTCAGCGGATTTGATTTGTCGTTGAAGAAGAAGATGTAAGCGAGGCCGAGCACCAGGCCGGGGATGGCCATGGGCAACATGGAGAGGAAATGCAGTCCGGTCCGCGCCGCCACAAAGCCCCGCCCCTTCTCCACGAGATAGGCGCCGATAAACACCACGACCGTGCCGATGATCGCCGTGCAGAAGGCGAGGCGAACCGAGTTGAAATAGGAGCCCCAGCCACCGCCGTCCACGCCCTCGAAGACGAAATGGGTCAGGCTGATCGACAGGTCATAGGGCCAGAACCGCACCAGAGCGGCATATTGCGACACGCCGAGGATCAGCAGAAGCAGAGCTGCCACCGCGCAGCAAAAGGCAAAGGCGGCCCAGTCGAGCGCCCTGTTGCGCTGCGGGGCATAGGGCACGGCGCGGGCGGTCAACAGGGCCACCTGCCGGCTGGTCACCATCCGGTCGACGACGAAGGCGACGACCGCCGGGATGAGCAGGATCACCGACACAACCGCGCCCATGGCGAAATTCTGCTGGCCCACCACCTGCTTGTAGATGTCGACCGCGAGCACGTTGAAATCGCCGCCGACCACTTTCGGCACGCCGAACTCGGTGATGGTGAGGGTGAACACCACGAAGGCCGCGGAGATGAGGCCATAGCGCGCGCCGGGCAGCGTCACGGTGAAGAAGGTCCGCCGGGGCGGCGCCCGCAGCGACCGCGCCGCCTCGTAGAGCCGGGCATCCGACACGGAGAGTGCGGTGGCGATGATGAGGAAGGCGTGGGGAAAAGTATAGAACACGCAGCCCGCGATGATGCCGCTGGCGCCGTAGATCTTGGCGCCGAACAGCAGATCCTTCAGCAGCCCCTGATTGCCGAACAGATAGACCAGCGACAAGCCCGCCAGCAGCGACGGCACCAGGATGGGCACCATGCCGATGGTGCGGAACAGGCCCTTGCCCGGCATGCAGGTGCGGGTGAGCCCATAAGCGAAGCCGAAGGCCAGCAGCACGGTGATGAGGGTCGTGGTCAGCGCCACCGCGAAGCTGTTGACGATGGACTGGGTGAGCGCCGGATTGCTGAAATAGGCGGTGTAATTGTCGAAGCTGCGCAGGGTGCCGGCGCGCAGCACCAGGCGCCGCAGATCCTGGACCGAGACCTCGGCCCATTCACCGGGCGGCACCGGCTTGCCGGACAGATCGAGGGTGCCATCGGCGGCAACGGCCAGGCGCATGCGCAGGCCCTTCAGCGGTGCGCCGTCGAAGCTGCGCGTGGGAAATAGCTGCGCCGCCGTGAGCGAGGTCGAGCGGCGCGCCTGATCCACCGCCGCGCCGAGGCCGAGTTGCGGGGCCACCGCCGCCAGCGTGCCCACCGGCACGAAGCCCGCGCCTGTATCCACCTGCAGCTCCACCGCGCCATAGGGGAAGGCACGAACCTCCGTGGACTTCCACAGCATGAAGAAGATGGGCAGGGCAAGGCTGACCACGAGGTAAAGGCCGATGACGAGCGTGAAGACCAGCATCAGCCGGTCGTCGCGCCCCACTTTCGGGCGAATGGCGGCCCGCGAGACGGCCGCGGGGCCCGCCGCAGCGGCGTCAGACATGACTTGCTCCCGTGGCCTGGGCCTTATCCTCATAGAGGCGCAGCCGCTCGGGTGGCAGGCTGACCTCGATCGGCTTGCCGGGCACGATCTGCAGGGCGCGAACCACCTCCTGGGAGGACTGCGCCACCAGAAGGGCGGGACGAAGCGCCGGGTGGCCGAGGCTCAGGCGCACATGCGAGCCGAGGAACTCGACATGTTCCACGACCACGCCCACGCGATTGGTGGATTCCCAGTCGGCATGGGGGTCGGCGCCGATGATGCGCACATCTTCCGGGCGGATGGCGGCGGTGAGATGGATGCCCTCCGCCGGCACGCCACGGCCGGCCCGCAGCCGCATCTCGCCCACCTGGACCTCGCCGCTATGGACGACGCCCGGAAGGAAATTCATGGCGCCGATGAAGTCGGCGACGAAGCGCGTGGCGGGAGCGTTGTAGATCTCGGCCGGTGTCCCCACCTGCTCGACCACGCCGACATTCATCACCACCACGCGATCCGCCATGGAAAGCGCCTCGTCCTGGTCGTGGGTGACCATGACGGTGGTGACGCCGAGGCGGGACTGGAGCTGCTTCAGTTCGTTGCGCAGGTGGAGACGCACCTTGGCGTCGAGCGCGCTCAGCGGCTCGTCCAGCAGGATCAGGCCCGGACTGGGCGCCAGCGCGCGGGCAAGGGCGACGCGCT is a genomic window of Ancylobacter sp. IITR112 containing:
- a CDS encoding TIGR03364 family FAD-dependent oxidoreductase, with protein sequence MTAHYDLVVVGAGIVGLAHALIATRRGLSVCVVDRESEAIGASVRNFGFVTVTGQQAGDCWRRARRSQQIWLEVAPQAGIAVEHEGLIVVAQRPEAVAVLEAFRATPMGADCELFTAEQTRRHFGAVLNDTRLEGALYSPHERRVESRFAIPKLARWLEEAKGVTFRRRCHVSAVEGGRVRTSQGEIQGARVVVCTNDELVTLFPAEIAALGIRRCWLQMLKVMPADPGFRLPAAVMSDLSLIRYLGYAELPEAAALRARLEQEQPQALANGVHLIAVQGADGGLIVGDSHHYGFSPSPFSSDTVDGLMLDALHAVLRLPGAWVAERWMGTYASLPDTLMVRVAPEAEVRLVIVTSGTGASTAFAIAEETLAELFGDAT
- a CDS encoding putative 2-aminoethylphosphonate ABC transporter permease subunit, whose translation is MSDAAAAGPAAVSRAAIRPKVGRDDRLMLVFTLVIGLYLVVSLALPIFFMLWKSTEVRAFPYGAVELQVDTGAGFVPVGTLAAVAPQLGLGAAVDQARRSTSLTAAQLFPTRSFDGAPLKGLRMRLAVAADGTLDLSGKPVPPGEWAEVSVQDLRRLVLRAGTLRSFDNYTAYFSNPALTQSIVNSFAVALTTTLITVLLAFGFAYGLTRTCMPGKGLFRTIGMVPILVPSLLAGLSLVYLFGNQGLLKDLLFGAKIYGASGIIAGCVFYTFPHAFLIIATALSVSDARLYEAARSLRAPPRRTFFTVTLPGARYGLISAAFVVFTLTITEFGVPKVVGGDFNVLAVDIYKQVVGQQNFAMGAVVSVILLIPAVVAFVVDRMVTSRQVALLTARAVPYAPQRNRALDWAAFAFCCAVAALLLLILGVSQYAALVRFWPYDLSISLTHFVFEGVDGGGWGSYFNSVRLAFCTAIIGTVVVFIGAYLVEKGRGFVAARTGLHFLSMLPMAIPGLVLGLAYIFFFNDKSNPLNPLYGTMTILVICTVTHFYTVSHLTALTALKAMDREFEAVAASLKQPVTRMFTRITMPVCMPTGLDVAAYYFVNAMTTVSAVVFLYAPSTTLAAVAALNMDDAGQIQSAAAMCMLILYTNLAARGVHALLSRGLARTQEWRAR
- a CDS encoding putative 2-aminoethylphosphonate ABC transporter ATP-binding protein, which translates into the protein MTEHAVELALAALEPPARPPYLVVENVTKRFNDFVALQGVSLEVGEGEFVCFLGPSGCGKTTLLRAIAGLDIQSSGTIRQGGRDISALPPEERDFGIVFQSYALFPNLTLRQNIAFGLENRRMPRPAVTARVEELLELVGLKEHGHKYPSQISGGQQQRVALARALAPSPGLILLDEPLSALDAKVRLHLRNELKQLQSRLGVTTVMVTHDQDEALSMADRVVVMNVGVVEQVGTPAEIYNAPATRFVADFIGAMNFLPGVVHSGEVQVGEMRLRAGRGVPAEGIHLTAAIRPEDVRIIGADPHADWESTNRVGVVVEHVEFLGSHVRLSLGHPALRPALLVAQSSQEVVRALQIVPGKPIEVSLPPERLRLYEDKAQATGASHV